The following proteins come from a genomic window of Platichthys flesus chromosome 1, fPlaFle2.1, whole genome shotgun sequence:
- the LOC133955921 gene encoding ADAMTS-like protein 3, producing the protein MASRRGTSVFIKPGDILRIGCPVLPDHKLPVRWDHNNQTLKEVPRPAQSQGPGLGLQYRMLVGGRVLEVNSLHVKFSGRYQCQTFINSTKQMLYAWIYIHSEDIGWRFGDWTTCSASCGNRGTWLRRIQCVTPNGKEVQPTMCHHIPKPITSLVPCNRHDCTPRWLVSEWSKCSASCGSGWKQRQITCQQQDARGAVRTLSAAACERMTRPTGTEPCTANNCPTWITSPWGKCSGRCLGPTTTVQKRSVICQHANGSLFTGCDPRDRPVSVRNCSSDLCDVQWHPGAWRACTVVCGSGFQSRRVDCVHRRSSKVLADQHCAWLQRPSTWQHCNTSTFGSECQDTTQYCSVVKSLKLCFLDMYKHRCCGSCSQDADST; encoded by the exons ATGGCGTCACGCCGCGGAACTAGTGTTTTTATCAAACCTGGAGACATTCTACGTATAG gTTGTCCAGTACTTCCTGACCACAAACTGCCAGTTCGCTGGGACCACAACAACCAGACCCTGAAGGAGGTTCCACGTCCTGCCCAGTCCCAGGGTCCTGGTCTTGGCCTGCAGTACAGGATGTTGGTGGGGGGCCGTGTCCTTGAGGTCAACAGCCTCCATGTGAAGTTCTCAGGCCGGTACCAATGCCAAACATTCATCAACAGTACCAAACAAATGCTGTATGCCTGGATATACATTCACTCTGAAG ATATAGGCTGGCGTTTTGGAGACTGGACCACATGCAGTGCTTCCTGTGGGAACAGAGGCACTTGGCTGCGAAGGATTCAATGTGTCACACCAAATGGAAAGGAGGTGCAGCCCACCATGTGTCACCACATACCAAAGCCCATCACCTCCCTGGTCCCCTGCAACAGACATGACTGCACCCCCAG ATGGCTGGTATCAGAGTGGTCCAAGTGCTCGGCCTCATGTGGTAGTGGCTGGAAACAGAGGCAGATCACCTGTCAGCAGCAGGATGCCAGAGGTGCAGTGAGGACCCTGTCAGCAGCTGCCTGTGAGAGGATGACCCGGCCCACAGGCACGGAGCCTTGCACTGCTAATAACTGCCCCACCTGGATTACTAGTCCATGGGGAAAG TGTTCAGGCAGGTGTTTGGGGCCCACCACCACTGTTCAGAAGAGATCCGTCATCTGCCAACATGCCAATGGCTCCTTGTTCACAGGCTGCGATCCGAGGGACAG GCCTGTTTCAGTACGGAACTGTTCCTCAGACCTATGTGATGTCCAATGGCATCCAGGTGCATGGCGGGCGTGCACTGTGGTCTGTGGAAGTGGCTTTCAATCACGCAGGGTGGACTGTGTTCACCGAAGGAGTAGCAAGGTGTTGGCTGACCAGCACTGCGCCTGGCTCCAGCGGCCCTCCACCTGGCAGCATTGCAACACCTCAACCTTTGGGA GCGAATGCCAGGACACAACCCAGTACTGCAGTGTGGTGAAGAGTCTTAAGCTGTGTTTCCTGGACATGTACAAACATAGATGCTGTGGGTCATGTTCACAGGACGCTGACTCCACCTAG